The proteins below are encoded in one region of Rhodohalobacter mucosus:
- the fni gene encoding type 2 isopentenyl-diphosphate Delta-isomerase: MSIQQRKKDHVELTAKEDVFYRKTAGFERYDFIHNALPEVNPAEVDLSAELFGHRFSFPLFISSMTGGYTEAGAVNSVIARVCEKMDLPFGVGSQRAMLEDPSQVESFSVVREYAPNAFIAANIGGAQLIGGLDKTKIDLLVGSIKADAIIVHLNPLQELMQPEGDHDFRSIENGIKHLIESSSVPVIVKETGAGISGQVARRLLSIGASCIDVAGAGGTSWAKVENLRKSAKEPKHQFDDWGIPTTECLLKIQPLRSKFRFQLISSGGVRSSFDIAKSLALGADFAATAQPVIKAIVDGGEDAFLELLDQWYSDMRILLTLLGCGTIQELSRRHLIEINR; this comes from the coding sequence ATGTCCATCCAGCAGCGTAAAAAAGATCATGTTGAGCTTACGGCAAAGGAAGATGTGTTCTACCGAAAGACAGCCGGATTTGAACGCTATGATTTTATTCATAATGCACTTCCTGAAGTGAATCCCGCGGAAGTGGATCTTTCGGCTGAACTGTTCGGACACAGATTTTCTTTTCCCCTCTTTATATCCTCGATGACCGGCGGATACACCGAAGCCGGTGCGGTAAACTCTGTTATAGCCCGGGTATGCGAAAAAATGGATCTGCCCTTTGGCGTGGGAAGCCAGCGCGCCATGCTGGAGGATCCGTCCCAGGTTGAATCGTTTTCGGTGGTCAGGGAGTATGCCCCCAATGCTTTTATCGCTGCCAATATCGGTGGTGCACAGCTCATTGGCGGATTGGATAAAACGAAAATCGATCTGCTGGTCGGCAGTATCAAAGCAGATGCAATAATCGTGCATCTGAACCCGCTTCAGGAGCTGATGCAGCCGGAGGGGGATCATGATTTTAGGAGTATTGAAAATGGGATAAAGCACCTTATTGAAAGCAGCAGCGTACCTGTGATCGTCAAAGAGACGGGGGCGGGAATTTCGGGGCAGGTCGCGCGCAGATTGCTCAGTATCGGGGCGTCCTGCATCGATGTTGCCGGTGCGGGTGGTACCAGCTGGGCCAAAGTGGAAAATCTTCGAAAAAGTGCCAAAGAACCCAAGCACCAGTTTGATGACTGGGGGATCCCAACAACAGAGTGTCTGCTGAAGATACAGCCCTTGCGAAGTAAATTTCGCTTTCAGCTGATCTCTTCAGGCGGTGTGAGGTCATCCTTTGATATTGCCAAATCGCTTGCACTGGGGGCAGATTTTGCAGCAACTGCACAGCCCGTCATCAAAGCCATTGTGGATGGAGGGGAGGATGCCTTTTTAGAACTGCTTGACCAATGGTATAGCGACATGCGAATACTGCTAACGCTTCTGGGTTGTGGCACCATACAGGAACTGAGCCGGCGTCATCTCATTGAAATAAACAGGTAA
- a CDS encoding SDR family NAD(P)-dependent oxidoreductase translates to MKHVLITGSSKGIGLAIARKLLSEKFLVTGTHHQTPFPEDLHRNSAFTGLKVDLNSQDHTQRELKPLFFNSVPDVLINNAGIFSEADFSLQDDEWLTVWDRTMNVNLRSAALLSKWFVNRHFKHGSKGIIINIASRAAYRGDTQEFAAYAASKAGMTAMTKSIARDFSSKGVVAYTIAPGFIETDMARESIKILGEEALTKNSAFDEVTQPEEVAALAAFLCRGEVRHMTGSTFHINGGSYMI, encoded by the coding sequence ATGAAACATGTTCTGATTACAGGCAGCTCAAAGGGAATCGGGCTTGCCATCGCCCGGAAACTTCTTTCCGAAAAATTTCTGGTTACGGGCACACATCATCAAACACCTTTTCCTGAAGACCTGCACCGGAATTCTGCGTTTACAGGCCTTAAGGTGGATCTCAATTCCCAGGATCACACGCAAAGAGAGCTGAAGCCGTTGTTCTTCAATAGCGTGCCGGATGTGCTGATCAATAATGCGGGAATATTCAGCGAGGCAGACTTTTCACTGCAGGATGACGAATGGCTTACTGTGTGGGACCGCACCATGAATGTAAATCTCAGGTCGGCTGCGCTGCTCTCAAAGTGGTTTGTTAACCGGCACTTTAAACATGGAAGCAAGGGTATTATTATCAATATTGCCTCAAGGGCCGCGTACAGGGGAGACACCCAGGAGTTCGCTGCATATGCTGCCTCAAAAGCCGGCATGACCGCCATGACCAAAAGTATTGCCAGGGATTTCAGCAGTAAAGGAGTGGTAGCCTATACCATCGCACCCGGCTTTATTGAAACAGATATGGCCCGTGAATCGATAAAAATTCTGGGAGAAGAAGCACTTACGAAAAACTCCGCATTCGATGAAGTTACCCAGCCAGAAGAAGTGGCCGCATTGGCAGCCTTTCTGTGCAGGGGAGAAGTGCGGCACATGACCGGCTCCACTTTCCATATCAACGGCGGATCGTACATGATTTGA
- a CDS encoding Fe(3+) ABC transporter substrate-binding protein translates to MLKKLIYLFLTSLFLMNCTGQEEVNIYSSRHYDTDTELYDNFTEQTGITVNLIEGTSDELIERIRNEGVNSPADVVITVDAGRLWRAKEADVLQPHGSETLNERIPAEMRDEDGYWVGLSERVRGIVYNRDAVNPEELQGYWQLAEPEWEGRICIRSSNNIYNQSLVASLIESRGEEATEEWARGLVNNFARDPQGGDTDQIRAVAAGLCDITVVNHYYLARLMQSEDTEDQEVAEQVSMYFPPAEYGGAHVNISGAGIAVNSPNMENAVRFLEYLATEEAQMIFAVANNEFPILDSVELPGVLGEFGDYESDAINVTYYGENNPAAIRLMDRAGWR, encoded by the coding sequence ATGCTTAAAAAGCTGATATATCTGTTTTTGACATCTCTCTTTCTGATGAACTGTACCGGCCAGGAAGAGGTTAATATCTACTCATCACGCCATTACGATACCGATACGGAGCTATACGACAATTTTACGGAGCAGACCGGCATAACCGTGAACCTCATTGAAGGAACGAGCGATGAACTGATTGAAAGAATCCGTAATGAAGGTGTAAACAGTCCGGCAGACGTCGTCATTACCGTGGACGCTGGGCGGCTCTGGAGAGCCAAGGAAGCGGATGTGCTTCAACCTCACGGTTCAGAAACGCTGAATGAACGGATTCCAGCCGAGATGCGGGACGAGGACGGGTACTGGGTAGGCCTGTCTGAGCGTGTACGCGGAATTGTGTACAATCGAGATGCGGTGAACCCCGAAGAGCTGCAGGGATACTGGCAGCTTGCGGAGCCTGAATGGGAAGGACGTATCTGCATTCGCTCATCAAATAATATATACAATCAATCGCTGGTTGCATCGCTCATCGAAAGCCGGGGAGAAGAAGCCACGGAAGAGTGGGCACGCGGACTGGTGAATAATTTTGCACGAGACCCGCAGGGCGGCGATACCGATCAGATCCGTGCTGTTGCAGCGGGCTTGTGTGACATTACGGTTGTTAATCACTATTACCTGGCCAGGCTGATGCAGTCGGAAGATACGGAAGACCAGGAAGTGGCTGAACAGGTTAGCATGTATTTCCCTCCGGCTGAATACGGCGGAGCGCACGTCAATATCAGCGGTGCAGGCATCGCCGTGAACTCTCCCAATATGGAGAACGCCGTCAGATTCCTGGAATATTTAGCAACCGAAGAGGCGCAAATGATCTTTGCCGTTGCGAATAATGAATTCCCTATCCTCGACTCTGTGGAGCTGCCGGGTGTACTGGGCGAATTCGGGGATTATGAAAGCGATGCAATCAATGTAACATACTATGGCGAAAATAATCCCGCAGCCATTCGTTTGATGGACCGGGCAGGGTGGAGATAA
- a CDS encoding elongation factor G — MNNYPSGKIRNVVLLGHSGSGKTTLAETMLYESGMMRKRGSVENRNTVSDFRDIEKEKEKSVFGSLMHLDWRGTKVNLFDTPGTPDFWGQISDSLHVADSAMVLLNSEAGVEVGTEAYWKAAEEKNMPTMLVVNKLDSEYSNFQKTVDMAKERFGRGVAVVQYPYSEGEDFHAIIDVLKMTMYEFPEDGGKPDKLPIPDSQRAQAELLHNELVEAVAENDETLLDLYFENGELDEYQMRDGLKLSMDNRDIFPLFCTCAQRNMGSGRVMGFICNVTPDPLQRELSLADGGTHRISPEKPPSMFVFRTSSEAHVGDLTFFKATGGEIVHGSEMINQRTGDSIRIGSLYMDQGEKRMEVNSVSAGDIAVAVKLKDVNSGDTLAEKGTELEFAPVEYPDTTIRVALKVTNEGEEDKLANALHQIEKEDPSVKVEQSQELQQTILHGLGEEHLGVIHHQLKERFKLDVEFVTPKIPYRETITKKVDAHYKHKKQSGGAGQYAEVYLSIEPWYEGMPERSDLNVRGVQEIDLEWGGKLVFQNCIVGGVIDNRFLPAILKGVMEKMANGPMSGCRARDIRVSVYDGSMHSVDSNEAAFKTAGLMAFKEGFLNASPQLLEPTYEIEVTLPADYMGDVLSDLSSRRGQIQGMDSEGSIQKIKAQVPLQELDHYTTRLKSMTQGSATYTRAFHSYTQVPHDVQKRVMEETLETADA; from the coding sequence ATGAATAATTACCCATCAGGAAAAATTCGCAATGTTGTGCTGCTCGGCCACTCCGGCTCAGGCAAAACCACGCTGGCCGAAACCATGCTTTACGAGTCGGGCATGATGCGCAAACGCGGCTCGGTTGAAAACAGAAACACGGTGTCAGATTTCAGGGACATAGAGAAGGAGAAAGAAAAATCCGTATTCGGGTCGCTCATGCACCTGGATTGGCGGGGAACCAAAGTAAACCTGTTTGATACACCGGGCACGCCCGACTTCTGGGGTCAAATCTCCGATTCACTGCATGTGGCCGATTCAGCCATGGTGCTGCTTAACAGTGAGGCGGGCGTGGAAGTAGGTACTGAAGCTTACTGGAAAGCGGCGGAGGAGAAAAACATGCCCACCATGCTGGTGGTTAATAAGCTGGACAGCGAATATTCCAATTTCCAGAAAACCGTAGACATGGCCAAAGAGCGTTTTGGCAGGGGTGTGGCGGTTGTTCAGTACCCTTACAGTGAAGGCGAAGACTTTCATGCCATCATCGATGTACTGAAGATGACCATGTATGAGTTTCCGGAAGACGGTGGAAAGCCGGATAAGCTGCCGATCCCCGATTCACAGCGTGCACAGGCTGAACTGCTGCACAATGAGCTGGTAGAAGCCGTAGCTGAGAATGACGAGACCCTGCTGGACCTCTATTTTGAAAACGGAGAACTGGATGAATACCAGATGAGGGACGGACTGAAGCTGAGCATGGATAATCGCGATATATTCCCTCTTTTTTGTACCTGTGCGCAAAGAAATATGGGAAGCGGCCGCGTGATGGGCTTCATTTGCAATGTAACTCCGGATCCGCTTCAGAGAGAACTCTCACTCGCGGATGGGGGCACTCACAGAATATCACCGGAAAAACCGCCCTCTATGTTTGTGTTTCGTACTTCATCAGAGGCACATGTGGGCGACCTCACGTTTTTCAAGGCAACCGGAGGCGAAATAGTTCATGGCAGTGAAATGATCAATCAGCGAACCGGCGACAGCATCCGTATCGGTTCACTTTATATGGATCAGGGTGAAAAACGAATGGAAGTAAACAGCGTCTCCGCAGGAGACATCGCAGTAGCCGTGAAGCTTAAGGATGTAAACTCAGGTGATACCCTGGCTGAGAAAGGTACCGAACTCGAATTTGCTCCGGTTGAATATCCCGATACGACCATACGTGTAGCGCTGAAAGTGACCAATGAAGGAGAAGAGGATAAGCTGGCCAATGCGCTGCATCAAATTGAAAAGGAAGATCCGTCCGTGAAGGTCGAACAGAGCCAGGAGCTCCAGCAAACCATTCTGCACGGTTTGGGCGAGGAACATCTTGGTGTGATACACCATCAGCTGAAAGAGCGGTTCAAGCTGGATGTTGAATTTGTAACGCCAAAAATTCCATACAGGGAAACCATTACCAAAAAGGTTGACGCGCATTACAAGCACAAAAAACAGAGCGGCGGTGCGGGACAGTATGCAGAAGTGTACCTGTCGATAGAGCCATGGTATGAAGGAATGCCGGAACGCAGCGATCTCAATGTACGCGGAGTTCAGGAGATCGACCTGGAGTGGGGAGGCAAGCTGGTATTCCAAAACTGTATTGTAGGTGGCGTAATCGACAACCGTTTTTTGCCGGCTATTTTGAAAGGGGTGATGGAGAAGATGGCGAACGGGCCGATGAGCGGTTGCCGGGCTCGTGATATCCGTGTTTCCGTTTATGACGGTTCAATGCATTCGGTTGATTCGAACGAAGCGGCATTTAAGACGGCAGGTCTAATGGCATTCAAGGAGGGCTTCCTCAACGCATCACCGCAGCTGCTTGAACCCACCTATGAAATCGAGGTGACGCTTCCGGCAGATTATATGGGGGATGTACTCAGTGATCTTAGTTCAAGGCGCGGACAAATACAGGGAATGGACTCGGAAGGGTCCATCCAGAAGATCAAAGCGCAGGTTCCGCTTCAGGAACTCGATCATTATACCACAAGGCTCAAATCGATGACGCAGGGCAGTGCAACCTACACGCGTGCATTCCACAGCTACACGCAGGTGCCCCACGATGTGCAGAAACGCGTAATGGAAGAAACCCTGGAAACGGCTGATGCATAG
- a CDS encoding asparaginase — translation MKNILLLQTGGTIAMHIDQGESELNPDRWGELLCREIPELEDIARIEIRKVFFEDSSDINHTHWATLCRTIADHYENYDGFVVLHGTDTMAYTASALSFGLQGLTKPVIMTGSQVPMSNIRSDARRNLVNAIELATHPIPEVAVCFNDHLFRGNRSTKMSIGDFDAFASPNFPPLAEIGIDIRLASNLIRLSESSLSCMPEFSDSVAVIKLHPSLKPDLLMSMDFSGLRAVIIEAFGSGNMPIKGLYNMLPFIELCRSKNIHVIITSQASHDSVDLSLYRSGREAQKLGAIGAGDMTMEAAVTKSMHLLSFALAENDFKLQFERSIAGERS, via the coding sequence ATGAAAAATATTCTTTTACTGCAGACCGGGGGAACCATTGCCATGCATATTGATCAGGGCGAATCTGAACTCAACCCGGATCGTTGGGGTGAACTGCTCTGCAGGGAGATTCCCGAACTTGAAGACATTGCGCGCATTGAGATTCGAAAAGTCTTTTTTGAAGACAGCTCTGATATCAATCACACCCACTGGGCCACGCTTTGCAGAACCATTGCTGATCATTACGAGAATTATGACGGTTTTGTGGTTCTGCACGGCACCGATACCATGGCCTATACCGCTTCCGCACTGTCATTCGGCCTTCAGGGTCTTACAAAACCGGTTATCATGACCGGGAGCCAGGTTCCCATGAGCAATATCCGAAGCGATGCAAGAAGAAACCTGGTGAATGCCATTGAACTGGCCACGCACCCTATTCCGGAGGTGGCCGTCTGCTTCAACGATCATCTTTTCAGGGGAAACAGAAGCACCAAAATGAGTATCGGTGATTTTGATGCTTTCGCATCCCCGAACTTTCCACCCCTCGCCGAGATCGGCATTGACATACGCCTTGCCTCAAATCTGATTCGTTTATCAGAATCATCCCTGAGCTGTATGCCAGAATTCAGCGATTCGGTTGCTGTGATAAAACTGCATCCCAGCCTGAAACCCGACCTGCTGATGAGCATGGACTTTTCGGGTCTGCGCGCGGTGATTATTGAAGCTTTCGGCAGCGGCAACATGCCGATCAAGGGGCTTTACAATATGCTGCCCTTTATCGAACTATGCAGAAGTAAAAACATTCATGTAATCATCACATCGCAGGCATCACATGATTCCGTGGATCTGAGTCTCTATCGCAGCGGCAGGGAAGCGCAGAAACTGGGCGCAATCGGTGCCGGCGACATGACCATGGAGGCGGCTGTAACCAAATCAATGCACCTTCTGTCATTCGCTCTTGCAGAGAACGATTTCAAATTGCAATTTGAGAGAAGCATTGCCGGAGAACGCAGCTGA
- a CDS encoding ribonuclease H-like domain-containing protein, protein MFFIFDVETIPDFEFVRQVMNDSETGEDDLLLNASEQLARNTSGFLPPMYHRMVSWVGLWVENDGSPVQKTSWNGENEKEGLSALFDSLLTYKDFGLVHHNGRGFDLPLITYRSMKYNMQMPLRLSHYDIRYRFSKANVDLMDEFSNYGASSYPKLKHLGYLIGVPFKQTAEGNEVLAMYREGKLEEIEHYCYEDVMATYIVWLRMKYTTGDISEEIFTNLNQRALTKLKDIQKS, encoded by the coding sequence ATGTTTTTTATTTTTGATGTTGAAACCATACCCGATTTTGAATTCGTCCGGCAGGTGATGAACGATTCCGAGACCGGTGAAGATGATCTGCTTCTGAACGCATCAGAGCAGCTTGCACGAAACACGAGCGGATTTCTTCCTCCCATGTACCACAGAATGGTTTCCTGGGTTGGCCTGTGGGTAGAAAACGATGGAAGTCCGGTTCAAAAGACTTCATGGAACGGAGAAAACGAAAAAGAGGGGTTGAGCGCACTGTTCGACAGCCTTCTCACCTACAAGGATTTTGGACTGGTGCACCACAACGGGCGCGGCTTCGACCTCCCGCTCATCACCTATCGATCCATGAAATACAACATGCAGATGCCCCTCCGGCTCAGCCATTACGACATCCGCTACAGGTTCAGCAAAGCCAATGTGGACCTGATGGATGAGTTCAGCAACTACGGGGCCAGCTCCTATCCAAAACTGAAACATCTGGGCTATCTGATCGGGGTTCCTTTCAAGCAGACCGCAGAGGGAAATGAAGTGCTGGCCATGTACCGGGAGGGTAAACTGGAGGAAATTGAGCACTACTGCTACGAAGATGTAATGGCTACATACATCGTATGGCTGCGTATGAAGTACACCACAGGCGACATTTCAGAGGAAATTTTTACCAATCTGAATCAGCGCGCTCTTACCAAACTGAAAGATATTCAAAAGTCATGA
- a CDS encoding ATP-binding cassette domain-containing protein — translation MIAAESISKTFDQKVLDSVSLQIDEGTSVALIGPSGCGKSTLLRIIMGLISADSGSVEVGGDRLTEENKLQIRRKMGYVIQQGGLFPHLTGRENLTVVTRYLGWNREREEERIHELCELTSIDPSILSRKPENLSGGQAQRVSLMRALMLDPPVLLMDEPLGSIDPLVRFELQNDLQHIFKELGKTVLLVTHDLGEAGFLGDSIALMTSGRIVQQGPIEDILKHPANDFVERFVNAQRSPLERL, via the coding sequence ATGATCGCAGCAGAATCAATTTCCAAAACGTTTGATCAAAAAGTGCTGGACTCCGTATCACTTCAAATCGATGAGGGCACATCGGTTGCACTGATCGGCCCCAGCGGCTGCGGCAAATCCACTCTTCTCAGAATTATCATGGGCCTCATTTCGGCGGATTCGGGCAGTGTAGAGGTGGGCGGAGATAGACTTACCGAGGAAAACAAGCTGCAGATTCGCAGGAAGATGGGATATGTTATCCAGCAGGGCGGGTTATTTCCGCATCTCACAGGCCGTGAAAATCTTACCGTTGTAACGCGGTATCTCGGCTGGAACCGGGAACGTGAAGAGGAACGGATCCATGAACTTTGCGAACTGACATCCATTGATCCATCTATTCTGTCAAGAAAACCGGAAAACCTGTCGGGCGGTCAGGCTCAGCGCGTAAGCCTTATGCGCGCACTCATGCTCGACCCGCCTGTACTGCTCATGGACGAGCCGCTTGGCTCCATCGATCCGCTCGTCCGGTTTGAACTGCAGAACGATCTTCAGCATATTTTTAAAGAGCTGGGCAAAACCGTTTTGCTGGTTACGCATGATCTGGGTGAAGCAGGATTCCTGGGAGATTCCATCGCATTGATGACTTCCGGCAGAATTGTCCAGCAGGGACCCATTGAGGATATCCTGAAGCATCCCGCCAATGATTTTGTGGAACGTTTTGTAAATGCGCAACGAAGTCCGCTGGAGAGGCTCTGA
- a CDS encoding glycine betaine ABC transporter substrate-binding protein, with the protein MRNEVRWRGSDMVRAFFLTLFMCIAVTFGLNTILQAQQPVKTGTKAFTESVILGEMIRQSIEADGTDTEIYKQLGGTRILWSALVRGEIDIYPDYTGTITEEILADEDIRTTGELSAALNEYGIRMSEPLGFNNTYALGMKRSLARELGIQTISDLRDHPQLRFGFSNEFMDRNDGWPGLREAYNLSPARVDGLEHALAYRGLDEGSIDVIDLYSTDPEIEYYDLLVLSDDRSFFPDYEAVILYRIEVHDLVVNTIERLEGAISSDEMSSLNAAVKLDGVPDAVAASEFLEETFQIESDVAVSSFRDRLAKNTADHLYLVLISLSLAIAIAIPMGILAVKINILEGAVLGTVGVMQTIPSLALLVFMIPLFGIGALPAMAALFLYSLLPIVRNTHSGIKEIPLPILESARALGLPERVILRRIEIPLALPSILAGIKTSAVINVGVATLGALIGAGGYGQPILTGIRLDNIQLILEGAVPAAVLALLVQGVFDLIEKKIT; encoded by the coding sequence ATGCGCAACGAAGTCCGCTGGAGAGGCTCTGATATGGTTCGAGCCTTCTTTTTAACTCTTTTTATGTGCATCGCGGTCACTTTCGGCCTGAACACCATCTTGCAGGCACAGCAGCCGGTAAAAACAGGCACAAAAGCGTTTACCGAATCTGTTATACTGGGAGAAATGATCCGTCAGTCGATCGAAGCGGATGGAACGGATACAGAGATCTACAAACAGCTGGGAGGCACCCGGATTTTGTGGAGTGCCCTGGTCAGAGGCGAAATCGATATCTACCCTGACTATACCGGAACCATTACCGAAGAGATACTTGCCGACGAAGACATCCGCACTACCGGTGAATTATCAGCTGCATTAAACGAGTATGGAATCCGGATGAGTGAACCTCTCGGTTTCAACAATACCTATGCCCTTGGAATGAAGCGATCCCTCGCTCGCGAACTGGGCATACAGACCATCTCCGATTTGCGCGACCATCCTCAGCTGCGTTTCGGTTTCAGCAATGAATTTATGGATCGCAACGACGGCTGGCCCGGCCTTCGCGAAGCCTACAATCTGAGTCCGGCTCGCGTTGACGGCCTTGAGCACGCACTGGCTTATCGCGGACTGGATGAAGGAAGCATAGATGTGATCGATCTCTATTCAACCGATCCCGAAATTGAATACTATGATCTTCTTGTTCTGAGTGACGACCGGTCATTTTTCCCTGACTATGAGGCCGTTATACTGTATCGTATTGAAGTTCATGATCTTGTAGTAAATACAATAGAACGTTTAGAGGGAGCAATCAGCTCCGATGAGATGAGTTCATTGAACGCTGCCGTCAAACTGGATGGGGTGCCGGATGCCGTTGCTGCATCGGAATTTCTTGAAGAGACGTTTCAGATTGAATCGGACGTCGCAGTAAGCAGTTTCCGTGATCGACTTGCAAAGAATACTGCCGATCACCTCTACCTTGTTTTGATTTCGCTTTCGCTGGCCATTGCGATTGCCATTCCCATGGGAATACTGGCTGTAAAGATAAATATACTTGAAGGTGCCGTATTGGGGACAGTCGGGGTGATGCAGACCATTCCATCGCTTGCACTACTGGTATTTATGATACCTCTGTTTGGTATCGGGGCGCTGCCTGCCATGGCGGCCCTGTTTCTCTACAGCCTGCTCCCCATTGTCAGAAATACGCACTCCGGTATAAAAGAAATACCACTACCCATCCTGGAATCTGCACGGGCACTGGGCTTGCCTGAAAGGGTGATCCTGCGCAGGATTGAGATCCCCCTTGCTCTGCCGTCTATATTGGCAGGTATCAAGACATCTGCGGTCATCAATGTGGGAGTGGCTACGCTGGGTGCGCTGATTGGTGCGGGCGGCTACGGTCAGCCAATTTTGACAGGCATAAGGCTCGACAATATCCAGCTTATTCTGGAAGGGGCAGTTCCCGCAGCTGTACTTGCATTGCTGGTTCAGGGAGTGTTTGATCTAATTGAAAAGAAAATCACCTGA
- a CDS encoding GlsB/YeaQ/YmgE family stress response membrane protein, whose translation MTFLEFLLLLFIAGVCGSIGQSIAGFSRGGCVVSIVVGFIGALLGSWISTQLGWPDLFNVQIGNSTFPVIWSIIGSVVFTVTVGLLTRNK comes from the coding sequence ATGACTTTTCTTGAATTTTTGCTGCTGCTTTTTATTGCGGGCGTTTGCGGGTCCATCGGTCAGTCTATTGCAGGCTTTTCCCGCGGCGGGTGTGTGGTATCCATTGTCGTCGGATTTATCGGTGCGCTTCTGGGGTCGTGGATCAGCACCCAGCTTGGCTGGCCGGACCTATTTAACGTTCAGATCGGGAACAGCACATTTCCGGTGATCTGGTCGATAATCGGGTCGGTCGTATTTACGGTAACGGTTGGACTATTGACCCGGAATAAATAA